A genomic window from Glycine max cultivar Williams 82 chromosome 17, Glycine_max_v4.0, whole genome shotgun sequence includes:
- the LOC121173882 gene encoding WAT1-related protein At4g08300, with translation MATSLWIMDRAFELMQRSGIIIQGLTILAPVDSPNTDGIDPVAVQFGSAGMFIFGMDSIKKGMSHYVFIVYRNAIASVSLAPFAFVLERKVRPKMTFWVFSEIMALAFFEIMLDQCFALLGMKFTSASFLSAVMNSAHSVTFVMAVILRI, from the exons ATGGCCACAAGCCTTTGGATTATGGACCGGGCCTTTGAATTGATGCAGAGAAG TGGCATTATAATTCAAGGGCTGACCATTCTTGCTCCAGTTGACTCACCAAACACTGATGGAATAGATCCag TGGCAGTTCAATTTGGGTCTGCTGGCATGTTCATATTTGGGATGGATTCTATAAAGAAGGGTATGAGCCATTACGTGTTCATCGTCTATCGTAATGCCATCGCCTCTGTATCTCTTGCTCCCTTCGCATTTGTTCTTGAAAG GAAAGTTAGGCCCAAGATGACTTTCTGGGTATTTTCAGAGATTATGGCACTGGCTTTCTTCGA AATAATGCTGGACCAGTGCTTCGCCCTCTTGGGCATGAAATTCACGTCGGCATCTTTCCTATCTGCTGTTATGAACTCCGCTCACTCTGTTACTTTTGTGATGGCTGTCATTCTAAG GATATAA